Proteins encoded together in one Pontiella desulfatans window:
- a CDS encoding glycosyl hydrolase: protein MKRFAATVVLMMALAGGALSAEIADLAKLFQNPPDGVKPYVFWYWINGNISREGLAADLEAMHEAGIGGAMIFNIGGHSPAGPVRVMSPEWRELMKFAMLRANELGLKISLYNSPAGWSSSGGPWITPELSMQEVTWSELQLEGGKTFSGQLPQPATKLGYYRDIAVLAFPTPGNECAGVYRPAVRLEGRETDIGALLDSDRNSWQELKAMGKKAVRVELEFAHPVDIRSFSMTPRFYRTIPPGKLFASDDGKKWSEVLSFQADKRKFAQVNDVFPQRHEPYWRIEFSDKVELAEINLGPAYRIPDWTGKAMFDWWGLDKPGQTDAALAPTDREMISREQMIDLTGRMDAQGHLNWTVPAGNWTLLRFGHTSTGMRLMPALEGQGGGLECDKLRPDVLDLHWKNAMQPWIDDEEVGDLFQAVHIDSYERHNQNWTAAMPDWFQERNGYAITPFLPALTGRVVGGLQESERFLWDFRKTVTGLMHEHYFGRMQQLCEKNGKQLSIENYGQHQFNTVTVGGIADVPMCEVWTTHNPDLFLYTSRRWSTKLASSPAHVYGKPIVQCEVNTDIRGDWNSDFEALKRDVDATFCGGVNRMVFHVYVHQPWDDLVPGQTLAVFGTHFERSNTWWGQMPGFTRYISRAQLLLQQGRFMADLLYCSGENVPNAGLELAGPLAPPPGYDYDVCDPYVVMNRLRVEDGDLVLPDGVRYRMLILPDEPYRTPGFAARIKELVAEGAMVVTNTPVVDVVGQMGLTPDFFTDSGQPIHHIHKQIAGQDVYFIANPSEQQLTLNATFRVEGAPELWNPLTGEIRVLPEFQAHSGVTVVPMQFAPKQSFFVVFKKGKTTPTGEHNFYALNPIAALGGGWNVEFHFRDSPSKRVTFQTLQDWCKRPEPELKYFSGTATYSKAFDLPKAVSGKPLYLDLGKVKNVAEVRLNGKELGTIWCAPWRVEISEAIRAKENQLEIDVVNLWPNRMIGDEQLPADCDYKPGGWALLKEWPQWYVENKPRTSGRKTFSTFKAWHKTSPLLESGLIGPVTIQVAESR from the coding sequence ATGAAGAGGTTTGCGGCAACAGTTGTTTTGATGATGGCGCTCGCGGGTGGGGCTCTGTCTGCTGAAATCGCCGATCTGGCAAAACTGTTTCAGAATCCGCCGGATGGGGTGAAGCCTTATGTGTTCTGGTATTGGATCAACGGAAATATCAGCCGGGAGGGACTGGCGGCCGATTTGGAAGCGATGCATGAGGCGGGAATCGGCGGGGCGATGATTTTTAACATCGGCGGACACAGTCCGGCCGGGCCGGTCAGAGTGATGAGCCCTGAATGGCGCGAGCTGATGAAGTTTGCCATGCTACGTGCGAACGAGCTTGGGCTAAAGATCTCCCTTTATAATTCGCCGGCGGGTTGGTCGTCCAGCGGTGGGCCGTGGATCACGCCGGAGCTCTCCATGCAGGAGGTGACCTGGAGCGAACTCCAGCTGGAGGGCGGAAAGACCTTTTCCGGGCAGCTTCCGCAACCGGCAACGAAGTTGGGCTATTACCGCGACATCGCGGTGCTGGCTTTTCCAACCCCTGGAAACGAGTGTGCCGGTGTATACCGACCTGCTGTTCGCCTGGAAGGCAGAGAGACGGACATCGGCGCGTTGCTCGATTCCGATCGCAACAGCTGGCAGGAACTGAAGGCCATGGGGAAAAAGGCCGTCCGGGTTGAACTGGAGTTCGCTCATCCGGTGGACATCCGCTCGTTCAGCATGACACCGCGCTTTTACCGCACGATTCCACCGGGAAAGCTGTTTGCTTCGGATGATGGAAAAAAGTGGAGCGAGGTGCTTTCGTTTCAAGCGGACAAAAGAAAATTTGCTCAGGTGAACGATGTGTTTCCCCAGCGCCACGAACCGTATTGGCGGATAGAGTTTTCCGACAAGGTTGAGTTGGCCGAAATCAACCTGGGGCCGGCCTATCGGATTCCGGACTGGACTGGCAAGGCCATGTTTGACTGGTGGGGGCTGGATAAGCCGGGGCAGACCGATGCGGCGCTGGCTCCGACGGATCGCGAGATGATTTCGCGTGAGCAGATGATTGATCTGACAGGTAGGATGGATGCTCAAGGGCATCTCAACTGGACGGTGCCCGCGGGTAACTGGACGCTATTGCGGTTTGGCCATACGTCAACCGGGATGCGGTTGATGCCGGCGCTGGAGGGGCAGGGCGGCGGACTGGAGTGCGATAAGCTCAGGCCTGATGTTCTCGACCTGCATTGGAAGAATGCCATGCAACCTTGGATCGATGATGAAGAGGTCGGCGATCTGTTTCAGGCGGTTCATATCGACAGCTACGAGCGGCACAACCAGAACTGGACGGCGGCCATGCCGGATTGGTTCCAGGAGCGAAACGGCTATGCAATTACTCCGTTCCTGCCGGCATTGACGGGCCGCGTGGTGGGCGGCCTGCAGGAGAGCGAACGGTTTTTGTGGGATTTCCGGAAGACGGTCACTGGCCTGATGCACGAACATTATTTCGGTCGTATGCAGCAGCTCTGCGAAAAAAACGGGAAGCAACTCTCCATTGAAAACTATGGCCAACACCAGTTTAACACGGTCACCGTCGGCGGCATTGCGGACGTGCCGATGTGCGAAGTCTGGACTACCCATAATCCCGACCTTTTTCTGTACACCTCCAGGCGTTGGAGCACCAAGCTTGCATCCAGCCCTGCCCATGTTTACGGCAAGCCGATTGTTCAATGCGAAGTGAATACCGACATCCGGGGGGACTGGAACTCCGATTTTGAGGCGCTGAAACGGGATGTCGATGCCACCTTCTGCGGTGGGGTCAACCGCATGGTTTTCCATGTTTATGTGCATCAGCCCTGGGATGATTTGGTGCCCGGTCAGACCCTGGCTGTTTTCGGGACACACTTTGAGCGATCCAATACCTGGTGGGGGCAGATGCCGGGCTTCACCCGCTATATTTCACGCGCGCAGCTACTGTTGCAGCAAGGCCGGTTTATGGCGGATCTTCTATACTGCAGCGGTGAAAATGTGCCGAATGCCGGGCTGGAGCTGGCGGGGCCGTTGGCTCCGCCGCCCGGGTATGATTATGACGTATGCGACCCGTATGTTGTTATGAACCGCCTGCGGGTTGAAGACGGAGACCTGGTACTGCCGGACGGCGTCCGCTATCGCATGCTGATCCTGCCTGATGAGCCGTATCGGACACCTGGATTTGCGGCGCGGATCAAGGAGCTCGTCGCGGAAGGGGCCATGGTGGTAACGAACACACCTGTTGTTGATGTGGTCGGTCAGATGGGCTTAACACCGGACTTTTTCACCGATTCCGGGCAGCCGATTCATCACATCCATAAGCAGATCGCCGGGCAGGATGTTTACTTTATCGCCAACCCGAGCGAGCAGCAGCTGACGCTGAACGCAACCTTCCGTGTCGAAGGAGCGCCGGAACTGTGGAACCCCCTTACCGGCGAAATCCGTGTGTTGCCGGAATTCCAGGCTCATTCGGGCGTAACGGTGGTGCCCATGCAGTTTGCGCCTAAACAATCCTTTTTCGTGGTCTTCAAAAAAGGAAAAACTACGCCAACAGGTGAACACAACTTTTATGCACTCAATCCCATTGCGGCCCTCGGAGGTGGCTGGAATGTCGAGTTCCATTTTCGCGACAGTCCTTCAAAGAGGGTGACGTTCCAAACCTTGCAGGATTGGTGTAAACGCCCGGAACCCGAGCTGAAATATTTTTCGGGGACGGCGACCTATTCCAAAGCGTTTGATCTGCCAAAGGCCGTTTCGGGAAAACCGCTCTATCTGGATTTGGGTAAAGTGAAGAATGTGGCTGAAGTCCGTTTGAACGGAAAAGAGCTTGGAACGATTTGGTGCGCACCGTGGCGGGTCGAGATCTCAGAAGCCATTCGTGCGAAAGAGAACCAACTGGAAATTGATGTCGTCAATCTGTGGCCGAACAGGATGATCGGTGATGAGCAGCTGCCGGCCGACTGTGACTACAAGCCGGGTGGGTGGGCTTTGCTCAAGGAGTGGCCGCAATGGTATGTCGAGAATAAGCCGCGCACATCGGGGCGGAAAACCTTTTCCACATTTAAAGCATGGCACAAAACGAGCCCCCTTTTGGAGTCCGGCCTGATTGGGCCGGTGACGATTCAAGTCGCTGAATCGAGGTAA